Genomic DNA from Triplophysa rosa linkage group LG6, Trosa_1v2, whole genome shotgun sequence:
agtttatttCTGATGCCAGTTTTTTACAGGAGTATCGTTCATTGATATTTTACGttaactaatgcattaactgATAAATACAACctgattgtaaagtgttaccaatgaCTTTTTCCTAAGCATGTTCCACTGTTGCACATTTATGTGTTAAATCCCGTTTAAGCTGCGTTATATCCAATTTCAGGAAAAAAATGGACAATGTCTGTGCCCAAAAACATCTGCCCTCTATCGAAGCTTATAGAGTCTATATGATTCTCACAAGATCAGAAGTAAAAGCCCCTGTTATCAGCGATGCCCAGGCTGTCTTCAGTCAGCTCACTTGTCTCCTTATTTTCATAAATTGCAAAATTTCTAAAGGAACAAACCTTAACTCATCACAAATGAGCTTTCGTGGCAGTTTCTGATCAatatttcaaaggagaaatgcAGAAATGTGCTGTGGGGCTATGCATTTGTTAAAGAGAAAACCTAGTATTTTATacgtttttattatgtttgtgtgatgTTAGCTCTTCTGAGATGTGATCTGTGCTCATCGAAAGCCAACACGAGACCGCTAAAAGTTACTAAAAAGTTAATGTCGGCCTTCACCTGTAACcacaaattctttaaaatatcttctttcctattcaacagaacaaaaatcaaCATACAATAATTgtttctactgtggtagtcacaGAAATTGCGAACATTTTAGTTGTACACACAATCACCACAAAATGAAACTAATAATTAACACATCCTATTTGGGAGTGAACCAGATGCAATTATACCTGTACAGGGTGTGAATGTACGTGTGTTTCTatagtataatatataatagCTTTTCCAGACCATAAAAGAATCACAGGCAGATTGTACAGTAACTGCCTGACCACTCACACATGGGCTCATTACAACATTAATGTCTGTAATACCCCACGAGCCCATCCTGAACTCTACACAGAAGAAAtcatttaaacaacatgagaacATCAGCTGCACTGCTGAGCCAATtatttccatctctctctctccttccctctttttctctctgtgtgtatgACATGTCCTTGGATTTTGCTCACCAAATATTGGAGGGTTCACATACTGCAGGTTTGTGTGCCATTGCACACTCTTCAGCCCAGCCATGGCAACTCCCTAAAGAcatcattaaaatgttttttcccCTGAGAGTAAAAAACATACAAGCGCAACATACTCCTATGCTCAGTTTTCTGAATCCACGTCATGACATGTTTGCTcttcaaaacaacaaaacaaaaatgtgaccCGCTCTTATAAAATATTAACGCTCATGAGGCTCTTATGATTCAAATACTGAGCTGTtgtttgtataaaataacattcaCTTATTTTGCTGTCTGCGTACGTGTACTTTCCATTCTGATAACTGGTCAGAAACAAACCTTCGGTGCCGTACCCAAACCACTTCAGACCAGTTCTCAAGGTACCGACTAATATAAGCTTATGTTTGTCTTTTGTCTCCCttccttaaccccattgaggaGGGGTTTTTTTTCGGTATGGCGGTAGAAGGTTTaggtcactgtcagaaaaaagttTTTGTCACTGGGGTGGTACCCTAATGTTCAATTTTGTACCTTTACCCGTTTAAAGAACATGATATAATGCTGTACCATTTTGGGTACATTATTGTACCCGAAGGACCTACTGGGCACCTGCAAGGGTACAGTTAAATGTGTTTTACCCTTAAAATTTAACTGGTACACAATAGGTCCTTAAGGTACACAGACGTTCCTTAGGTTACAATAATGTACCCACAAAAGCTTTTTTATGTGCTGTATACCCGTtaatgaacaaaaaaagaacctttaaaagaactttattttctttttgtgggtatttcttatttattgtcattttgtaTAAAAGCAAATGCAAAATGCATTTCTGAATCTGAGGGCCAGGGCCGGACTTAGGAGGgtgggggcccctgggcttgagttgttttcggggccccgtactatttaaaatcatgtgtttgttagcattagtaaatgttttttctctccaatgactaacaataacacgtgttcattggtttacacgtttataatgcttgttttgacagtgggagccacaagtggtgcgtttatagcgtgtaggaagtttcaaacatacttaaatgtaaaatccaatcaacattaataatcaacattattagtccccttgatattgtatagtttttgacataatcatacagccctaccattatgtattttaaaattaaatttattgatccataataagaaaactactaaaaaggaacaaatgtgtgtgttctccctgTATTTCTCGAGGAtgttgagagattatacgtcttggatctaaaatttgagaacacctgcattaacatgaaaccaacaatgagcaatacagttgtcagcatttattaatcttgtttattgttagttaatgccaaatacaattgttcatgttagttcaggtgcatgtttttaaaaatattagtaaatactgaaaataaagattaacaaatgcagacatgtaatctaatgcttaactaatgttaacaaatgcaacggtgtaaagtgttaaaaatatattagtattctattgcaattccatcagtaaagcatatgacagatctatgagtttgaaatgcacattaaaattgtattcatataatgagatgaaacgtcttattatggcttaaatagtttcataataatgagatgggtccatagttttgtaaagtctagttaactgaggttgtgcagggcaaatagggcacccctctgttataaatcgttttaattactttatgactaacataacatcattttaatgtcaaattcttaaatgtaaatctaagagacagtttaatgcagctcacaggccatgaatccatgaatggtatatctgcaaggtatcatcttaatttagcatttacattttgccagagatctcaacgtcagaaatgaaataactatctaaacgcagtttgtcccttcacgcgtcccgtagttcggttgttttaactttgtttattagttagcagaatgttttcattttttatttacatggatggatttaacagtgtttgcgtattatttacaagaaccgcttatggccacagaacgggaaatattagaaataaactctatattacctgtttttattcagagatgtctgcagaacacaacacttttcataacacgttttttgtaaaagcaaagaaagtgtaacaacaacaacagctagtagactctactgcatctacctgtcgatgaaacaatctgtcgtcttcagtgagcggacacagactgtgaggcgcgagcgtcaaatggaaaacgcggagtggaatcatatagcggtgtaataagagaaagtttttcgcggggatgtgaatcctctctactctacttcggCTACCGTTCAACTTCGCCTACCAAAGGCGGGCGCCAGCCAcgtcggtccgcgagtttcaaaggagaaataactgaaataaaaccggagggtggcggcctggcgggagatggtgacaggtatgctctggattctctgcctaaagatcaaggtgtggtgccatgggtgtaaagaatcattatttcctaaatgctgttctttcgcgttcttgtctctcagtttttggttttctttaagcgcggcactgcgattgcgcttgtcagccattagaacaagcgtcttaacgagcagacaggtttcaactgcaGTAAACGTAACGGATAGAATCCACATAtgaccaatcaggaaacgccaacatgactgacggaacgattagccaattaaacgacatcgttccttacataaggcagtgctattgaacattggtaggccaatgcacaaagtttaaatgaaaaataaaatgactggcatataactaaacaaatcaaattaacgacagcaggcgggccccctgaagggcggggcccctgggctggagcccagtcaaggccaatggtaagtccggccttgcTGAGGGCTGTTTTTGTATTGATTATaaagagaataaaaacaaacatgaactaaaagtATAATTCAAAATTTGCATATTTCATCAAGTTAGACTGGAAAATTGATTCTGCAAACTGTATAATTTCTGCAAATGCTCACTGACAcctaataaataacaaaaagggTTGCTCTTCACCTCTTGACTTCTACATAGTTGTTCTAGTTTGTGTGGCTTTATTTTAGTGCCTCAAGACTGCTGGAGAGATTCTGCATCCACAGACAAAATATCTTAAATCAGCATGACAGGCACACACAAATCTTAACTTTGAAGATTTTGTTGATGTGTCAGTAGTGTTCAGGAACATTTCGCTGAACTGAGAGCTCTCAAAATAAACTTTACTTGGCCTAAATAAAAGTGATCAAGAAGTGATAAGTGATGCCATtttgcacaacacacacacacacacacgcacacacacacacacacacactcaaaggCATTATACTGATTTCAATGGCAGGTAACCAGAATttgactttttaaatgtttcataTTGATTAGATGAGGAAAATGCTGATATTACCAATGACAAAACACTCAttctttaattcatttaaaatatatatatatatatatatttctaatGAACAAAACTGATATGTtgacacaaatatatattttatctaCTAAAGTAATGTCAGACATTTAGGCATACATTGAGATATATGCTTGAAGATTTTAGTTcattagaaacatttcagtcaagcatTTCCAAACTTAAATGGACAATATATTTAAATTGTCATAACATGTTAGAAAAcactataaaaataattattttaaaataaatcctGTTTACATAGATTGCAAATCCACAGTCCATCCAAACACAGTAAAGATGGTACTTGGTTGAGATGTTTGGCTTGCTCaccaggagactgcatttatttatttatttatttatttatgcatttatttattagatattatttattataatgatcttgcttggtctataaacaccatgcactgtgctgtgttttacctttctgtgtttttcttattttctcctgtaaagctgctttggaacaatgcacattgtgaaaagcgctatataaatacaattgaattgaattgaattgaattgaattgaattgaattgaattgaattgaattgaatgttacGATTCGCTGAGAAccagttgaaaatcgattatagtATACCACAATTCAAGTCAATCGAGATGTTAAATAAAtagcaatacatgttttgaacagcaggggacgctgtgtttactgcaaacttggtaaacgtggatatgctgatgtttcttaaaatgtgtaaaaaatccaagttaggaaaagcacagacaaagtcatagtttgtttatattaaagagacatcTTTTCTCTACTTGTACCAGCATGTTGTTAATCTGCTAAAGGGAGAACTGGTCCTCTCGGTTGAGCCTGGTATCTCCCAAGGTGTTTTACTCCACTTCTACAAGTCTCTTgaacgcgcgccatacactgacaagacagaggagaatatatcgattaaagttggtattttggcttgtttttcgcacataaagcattctcgtcacttcaaaaaaattcaagagAAATTTcaggaggcctggaaagctctcggatgtcacctaaatatctttatttgtgctccaaagacgccggaagttctctaaacatgtttaacgtcatgtgggtgagtaaaaaatcacacaaagttgatttttgggtgaacttccactttaagtAAGTGCTTTCCTCATGTGTTTGGTCTGCAGTTTTCCTCACATCTACTCATCCAAACTCAGACTGCATAAAGTGCCGATGTAGAACTCTTGACACCTCATCCACGAGCAGTCAGCACAGGCACAAGCTGTGACCTCTTTCGCTCCTCTGTGTAACCTCTGTCCTCTCACTCTGCTCAGTACTGTCTGTCTTTAAAAAGGTGCTTTGCACACActttttatgcttttaaaacaacGTGTTCAAAGGCAGCAGACATACACAAATGGAAGGAGGGCTTTAAAGTAGGTTGCCATAGAAACAGTATTACAGCCACCAGAACAATGGAGAGCCTTGGGATTTAGCACTGCTTACCGGTTATTAAAGTTATGTTATATTTGTGTTCAGTTTGGTGACACTGGTTCACGGAAATAACAGCCAACCACAAGAAGCACAAATAAAGTGGAAAAAAAGGCTGTAATATCAGATTTGCAAGATTTACTGTACGGAAATAGCAAAATATTTAACTCACACACATCAGATGACATAAAGCAAAGTCATGTACCACAAGAGAAGAAGGGGAAGATTTCTTTTCTGTGCTGTTTCAAGCTGCGGAATAACTGTGAGGATAAAAAGGATTTActatcaattactcaccctgagTATGTACATTTTTCACGCAATTGGGCATTATTGAGCTTCAAATAAAAGACAGATAAGCACCACAAAAAACTATGattaaactaaacaaatctaACTGTATTACATATATTCAAGCTTGCAAGATACGTTCAAAAatttacatcataattgtatacATCTGCTTGAATTCTTCTGGGTGAGTTCATGAGAAAATTGTGTCTGATTCATGGTTCATCGTTTTTTGATATATTCAGTTTATTTCAATTTGCGAATCCCGTTGAGAAAACTGTATGATTCCTTTGCGAATAGAATTGGTTATGTTTGGGGTCAAATTGACCCCAAAgctacttttacatttttttttaatatgctaaatatatatttaaaacttgattctttctgactttttctaatttcattaaaataattcatagACATGTTCATCTTATGTTACAGAGTTTTCAGAAtgtctgtacacattttaacctAATCGTTGATGTTTGGGGTCATTTTGACCCCAAGTTCTTTTTATGCTTAACTTTctatgttaaatatttttttgttctattttacCTTTTCCTGATGAATCTCTCTTGCCAACATAAgtaaaatattagttttagtttgTACTTATCGTATCAAacatcagacacacacacacacacacacacacacacacacacacacacacaatctacACAACAGATTCCCAGTAGCAAAAAAAGTACTAACTATTGTGAAATTGTATTTAGTGttcagtttacatttacaattttgcattttggtggatctttttattcaaaatgactGGCAGTGAACAGGGTATACTGCAGTGTATGGGACCCATGACCTATGCTCTATCAACTGAGTAACAGGAAAGCTTTTGAAGCTGttgaatgttgtttttgtgtgtgtgtatatctatacatatgtatagcctatatacagaagtgtttctgtagctcagttggtaaagCATTAGCAGTGCAAAGGTCATTGGTTCAAAAGCCAGGGAACAAGTACTGtgtatgaaaaaatgtaaactgtagatacagtaaaaaaaataattaatagcTCGAATGCATTTACCCTTTGAAAAAAACTTGcaacaaatgtaataaatgttaatattatcCTAAATATTCTATAAATTCATGTGgtgcaaaatgctgtttttctaGGTAAACGCAACAagttaaatgtagaaaaaaaattatataaatattaagaaATTATGAAAAAGCTGTGTTTTTTCTTAATACTTCTTGTAAAATATTAGGTAGGTTAATtgtgagtaaataaacaaaacataaaactttCTTTTTAAGCAATTGTGTATATATTGAAGTGTTTGGGGTCAAAATGACCCCACACATTAAAAGTGTTGCTAAAAATTGAACATAATAGGAGGGTTAAGTTCAGCCAAATATAATAGATATTACAGCACCAAGATGTACCACTGACATAAAGATGAAACACTTTTAAGTGTAATTCTGCATTTCCTCAGCTATGATACACACTGACATCAGATTACAGCTACGCTGCGTTGCcaatcaataaaacacaatcaatCATGTGCACTTCAAGACCAATGAGATTCCGGTGCCGTTTATATGTAGAAACACCTGCAAACAAGTTCTGGTGGTCTTCTAAAGGAAACTTTTGCCGTGCAGTTTATGTGTTAACCAATACACGCTTTACAAAGAAGAAGGGAGAACTTACCGGTTGTTTCGACTATACCCTCCAATATCACAACTATTTCAAACTGCTCGGTCTGCATAGATCTCTGCGAGAGCTCATAGAAAGGGCTCTTGGTGTCGATCACATGACAGATGGTGAGTGGTGACACCAGAAAGAGTTGATCTGCTCCGGTGCTGAAGCCCACGTCCAGCTCCAGCTGATCCAACGGGAGGAACTCACCCTCGGGCGTCTGTCGGGACTGCAGGAGTGAGAAGATGACATGTGCTTTACACACTGTATTGTAAATAATGCAGGAGGATGGACACTCGATCAGTAAAAAATCAAATTCAAGTTTACAAAGTCTATAAATAATCAATGCTGGTTTTACAGGAATTTAGGTCTAGCTCCTCATTCCTTCCGAATTAACCCTTAAAAATaatgatacatttttataatattttttatttcatagggATTCAAATGTTCAGGCCTATGTGGCAGAGAAATCCTGAATTAGAATGGGTCATCAGTTCTTGTAATCTAGTTAACTTCTATATTGATAAACATAGAAGAAAACATCTTTGAAACATCAATTTAAGATGATTACTGAAACGAACAACAGAGGGCAGAATAACACCTCACAGTGTCTATGTTACAcgcaataatataattatttaggTTTGTACTAATACTGACAAAGTGTTGTCTTTCAAAGCAGCTCCGCAAAATAATTGCATGTCAAGTATGTGTTATGATGAAATATATGAATGAtttataaacttaaaaaaaaaactgtcaaatagACCAATTTTAAAGCTTAATACAATGTACAATGCCGGCCAAAGGCTTATTCTTTCTCAATTCCCATCTGCGGTGGGCTCTTATTGTTGGCTTTTCGTCATTATTCAGGCAAATTCACccattttaaaaccatttttatgtggttttgtaatgaaagaaacacgctttcattatattttattgtatactcGTGTTTAATTATAtcttttctacaaaataaataatatttaggcatACTTTCAAATTGAAAGGTTGTTAtaatcatgagaaacatttctgtCAAGGGACCCTATACttttgaacaaaaaaagaactACAAAAGCAATTACATATTAGTTACACTTATATAcactgtacactcttaaaaaagttgCTTCAAAACgtttcataaagaacctttaccatctgaagaacctttctgtttcacaaaaggttctttagattataaaaaagtaagaaagagatggttctgtaaagaacctttgactgaatggttctttgtggaaccaaaaatgcttcttatatggcatcgctgtgaagaaccttttaagcacctttatttttaagagtgccaAATGTGACCAAAGCGAGCTGCGAGGCACTTACCTTGAGTAATTTACAGCGGATCTGAGCTGAAACCATGTGGCTGTTGCGCAGATTTCCAACCCTGAACATGAGTGTGAGTTTGCCGTCCCTCGTGGAGATGGCTGCATTTTCACTGAACATTAACGTCTCTGCTCTCTTCTTGGGCTGCGACATCTTAATAAACATACAGCCTATTAAAAAGGCATCCACTATGGAGCCCAGGATGGACTGAAATAGGAAGAGAATGATCCCCTCTGGACATTTCTCAGTGATGTATCTGTGGCCATATCCTATGGTGGCCTCTGTCTCTATAAAGAAGAGAAACGCTGATGGAAAGTTATATACGTTGGCCACACACGGTGTGTATTTCTCATCATGGGTTCGATTTAAGTCCCCTCTGATGTATGCGATGACCCACCACAATGAGGCCATGAATAACCAAGCCACTGTGTATGTGAGAACGAATATGAAAAGGTTCCAACGCCATTTGAGGTCTACTAAAGTTGTGAACAAGTCTGAGAGATATCTGCTTGTCTCTCCACCCAGGTTTCCATGCTGGACATTACAGCGGCCGTTCTTGTCAACGAAACGCTGCCGTTTCTTCCGTCTATCCTTCTGATGGCTGGACGTCGTGGTAGTCACCACCTGATAGTCACCTCCTCCAAATTTCTTCCGAAGGGCAGACATTTTAGCCTGCACAGACAGCAGGAAAAACAAATCGATTTTGGATATTTTAGGAGTGCATTGACCATTGATTGCCTTTGGTCGGTTTCTTCTGATCTCTGGTAAAAACGTAGTTAACACTGTATTAAATTAGGTTAGCTTTATAAGTACATCTTAGCTAATTATCAAATATCAGCAAATACCACCAATTTTTGTGATAGTTGCTAATAATCAAGTTAACAAAGGCAAAATGAAAGTATAGAATAAAACAAGTCTTTGTTTTTAGATTAAAGTACTTTAAAATCTTTCTTAAATGCCAGTTGTGTAATGCATTTTTATGAagtgaaaaaatgaataattgattaggctatataaataaaaatattagtcttAAATCATTGTCATTAAGTGTCAAGTTTGAAGGCCATTTACATTGTGTTAACATGCCCTGGGCAATAATAGTGGGACTGTTCAAAAGACTTTATTGactt
This window encodes:
- the kcnj3a gene encoding G protein-activated inward rectifier potassium channel 1, which codes for MSALRKKFGGGDYQVVTTTTSSHQKDRRKKRQRFVDKNGRCNVQHGNLGGETSRYLSDLFTTLVDLKWRWNLFIFVLTYTVAWLFMASLWWVIAYIRGDLNRTHDEKYTPCVANVYNFPSAFLFFIETEATIGYGHRYITEKCPEGIILFLFQSILGSIVDAFLIGCMFIKMSQPKKRAETLMFSENAAISTRDGKLTLMFRVGNLRNSHMVSAQIRCKLLKSRQTPEGEFLPLDQLELDVGFSTGADQLFLVSPLTICHVIDTKSPFYELSQRSMQTEQFEIVVILEGIVETTGMTCQARTSYTEDEVLWGHRFFPVISLEEGFFKVDYSQFHATFEVPTPPYSAKEQDEALLMSSPLMAPSVCNSGERYSSLDCMELLEDPESTIKLPTKLQKMTGRDGLPRKLLRMSSTTSEMTYSLGELPIKLQRISSVPGVSEESHVTQTTKMTKEAISKSVADLPPKLQRLAGGGGRMDGHLPPKLRKMNSDRFA